A stretch of Methanosphaerula palustris E1-9c DNA encodes these proteins:
- a CDS encoding nucleotide exchange factor GrpE, which translates to MGTEKVEDTAENQHGSSTADKAAGSAADMAADTASQSPGTDELKKAYEELNDQFLRLAADFDNYKKRMAKEQNLRITTAIEQFTVEILEVMDNLERAEKTDDAHLREGLNQIRKLFMAILGRHGIQSIDCLNEPFDPAAHEAIAYVPAEAADGVVIDQVARGYRMNDRIIRCAKVAVSKGNNREA; encoded by the coding sequence ATGGGAACAGAAAAAGTGGAAGATACAGCAGAGAATCAGCATGGATCTTCAACAGCCGATAAGGCAGCCGGCTCGGCCGCAGATATGGCCGCTGACACGGCGTCCCAATCACCCGGTACCGACGAGTTGAAGAAGGCCTATGAAGAACTGAATGACCAGTTTCTCCGGCTTGCCGCAGATTTTGACAATTACAAAAAGCGGATGGCAAAGGAGCAGAATCTTCGGATCACCACAGCCATCGAACAGTTCACTGTTGAGATACTTGAGGTGATGGACAATCTGGAACGTGCAGAGAAGACTGATGATGCGCACCTTCGCGAAGGGCTTAACCAGATTAGAAAGCTCTTCATGGCCATCCTCGGTCGGCATGGCATCCAGTCGATCGATTGTCTGAACGAGCCGTTCGACCCGGCTGCCCATGAAGCGATTGCGTACGTCCCTGCCGAGGCAGCGGATGGCGTGGTGATAGATCAGGTCGCCCGTGGGTACCGGATGAATGATAGGATTATCAGATGCGCAAAAGTCGCAGTTTCAAAAGGAAATAACAGGGAGGCATAA
- the dnaK gene encoding molecular chaperone DnaK: MVKEKVIGIDLGTTFSCMAIMEAGKPVVIPNAEGGRTTASVVAFTKEGERLVGNLAKRQAITNTGRTIMSIKRKMGTSETVQIDDKKYSPQEISAMILQKLKMDAEAYLGEKITKAVITVPAYFNDAQRQATKDAGQIAGLEVLRIINEPTASALAYGVDKEQEATVLVYDLGGGTFDVSILTLGDGVFEVKSTAGNNHLGGDDFDKKIIDYLVEEFKRTEGVDLKKDVIALQRLRDAAENAKIELSTVQKTTINLPYITTGASGPKFLDIDLTRAKFEQIVGDLVESTIGPVKQALADAKLTAADIDHVLLVGGQTRTPFVQETVKKLLNKEPDKGVNPDEVVGLGAAIQAAVLTGEAKDIVLLDVTPLTLGIETLGGISTKLIERNTTIPTRKSQIFSTAADGQTSVEIHVVQGERALAKDNFTLGKFQLTGIPPAPRGIPQIEVTFDIDSNGIIHVSAKDLGTGHEQAISIKGDKKLSEDDINKMVNDAKAFEEDDKKNREEIELRNGADTAVFTAEKMLKDNPDAIDAEDKQKIEAGVAALKKALEDDDLEAIKKEMEPLTEAVYGATTKIYQKAQAAAAEQQATAGSEGTSQKQDDTVVDADYKVKEE; encoded by the coding sequence ATGGTAAAAGAGAAAGTCATCGGAATCGACCTTGGGACCACCTTCTCATGTATGGCGATCATGGAAGCCGGCAAGCCGGTCGTGATCCCGAACGCAGAGGGGGGCCGGACCACTGCCTCAGTGGTCGCGTTCACCAAGGAGGGGGAACGGCTCGTTGGAAACCTGGCCAAACGGCAGGCGATCACGAACACCGGCAGGACGATCATGTCGATCAAGCGGAAGATGGGAACCTCCGAGACGGTTCAGATCGACGACAAGAAGTACTCTCCACAGGAGATCTCCGCGATGATCCTGCAGAAACTAAAGATGGACGCCGAGGCCTACCTGGGCGAGAAGATCACGAAAGCTGTCATCACGGTTCCGGCGTACTTCAACGATGCCCAGCGGCAGGCGACCAAGGATGCCGGTCAGATCGCCGGCCTTGAGGTCCTTCGGATCATCAACGAGCCGACCGCCAGTGCGTTGGCTTACGGGGTCGACAAGGAGCAGGAAGCGACGGTGCTGGTCTACGACCTTGGCGGTGGTACCTTCGATGTTTCGATCCTGACACTCGGCGACGGTGTCTTCGAGGTGAAGTCCACGGCTGGAAACAACCACCTCGGAGGCGATGATTTCGACAAGAAGATCATTGACTACCTGGTCGAGGAGTTCAAGCGGACCGAGGGGGTCGACCTCAAAAAGGATGTGATTGCCCTGCAGCGGCTCCGCGATGCTGCAGAGAACGCGAAGATCGAACTCTCGACGGTCCAGAAAACCACGATAAACCTCCCCTACATCACTACCGGTGCCAGCGGTCCCAAGTTCCTGGACATCGACCTGACCCGTGCCAAGTTTGAGCAGATCGTCGGTGACCTGGTCGAGTCTACGATCGGCCCGGTCAAGCAGGCCCTCGCGGACGCCAAGTTAACGGCTGCAGATATCGACCATGTGCTGCTGGTCGGCGGTCAGACCCGGACCCCGTTCGTCCAGGAGACCGTCAAGAAACTGCTCAACAAGGAGCCCGACAAGGGTGTCAATCCCGACGAGGTCGTCGGCCTCGGTGCCGCGATCCAGGCCGCAGTGCTGACCGGTGAGGCGAAGGATATCGTCCTGTTGGACGTCACTCCGCTGACCCTTGGTATTGAGACCCTCGGCGGCATCTCCACCAAGCTGATCGAGCGGAACACCACGATCCCGACCCGGAAGAGCCAGATCTTCAGCACAGCGGCAGATGGTCAGACCAGTGTTGAGATCCATGTGGTCCAGGGTGAGCGTGCACTTGCGAAGGACAACTTCACCCTCGGCAAATTCCAGCTGACCGGCATCCCGCCGGCACCCCGGGGTATCCCGCAGATCGAGGTCACCTTCGACATTGACTCCAACGGGATCATCCATGTCTCGGCCAAGGACCTCGGCACCGGCCATGAACAGGCGATCTCGATCAAAGGGGACAAGAAACTCTCCGAGGACGATATCAACAAGATGGTCAACGACGCCAAGGCCTTCGAAGAGGACGACAAGAAGAATCGGGAGGAGATCGAACTGCGTAACGGTGCAGACACTGCTGTCTTCACGGCAGAGAAGATGTTGAAGGACAACCCCGATGCGATCGATGCGGAGGACAAACAGAAGATTGAGGCCGGCGTTGCAGCGCTGAAGAAGGCACTCGAAGATGATGACCTGGAAGCGATCAAGAAGGAGATGGAGCCACTGACCGAAGCGGTGTATGGAGCCACGACCAAGATCTACCAGAAGGCCCAGGCAGCCGCGGCAGAACAGCAGGCAACCGCAGGATCGGAAGGCACCTCCCAGAAGCAGGACGACACCGTCGTCGATGCCGACTACAAAGTCAAAGAAGAGTGA
- the dnaJ gene encoding molecular chaperone DnaJ, translating into MGAGDYYEILEVPRTAGEKEIKKAYRNLARKYHPDVCKEAGAEEKFKQINEAYSVLSDQQKRAQYDQMGHETFTNASKGSYAGGGAYGGGFNADFSGFGDIFDTFFGGARGGGPRGPQRGDDLLMRMQIPLEEAVTGVDREIEVYHTEPCEACGGTGSESKKLHTCTRCGGSGQMRQTSQTIFGQFVRTAPCTECGGKGQVPDKVCKACGGSGHSRVRRKVNVHIPAGIDTGMRLRMEGYGEAGDYGAQNGDLYIEVQVSPHNRFVRSGDNLESQVEISPAQAAMGSTIEVQTIDKRTVELKIPAGVQFNTALKIPGEGVKRRGRPGDLLVRVRIITPRQLSDEEKELYRQILVIEGKKGPRSEKKKGFIQDIMDKVKDL; encoded by the coding sequence ATGGGTGCGGGAGACTACTACGAGATCCTGGAGGTCCCACGAACAGCAGGCGAGAAGGAGATCAAGAAGGCGTACCGCAACCTAGCACGGAAGTATCACCCCGATGTCTGCAAAGAGGCGGGTGCTGAGGAGAAGTTCAAGCAGATCAACGAGGCCTACAGTGTCCTCTCAGATCAGCAGAAACGGGCCCAGTACGACCAGATGGGACATGAGACCTTCACCAACGCCTCAAAGGGATCGTATGCCGGTGGCGGGGCCTATGGCGGCGGATTCAACGCCGACTTCTCTGGCTTCGGCGACATCTTCGATACCTTCTTTGGCGGTGCCCGGGGTGGAGGGCCCCGGGGGCCGCAGCGCGGCGACGACCTGCTGATGCGGATGCAGATCCCGCTTGAGGAGGCCGTGACCGGGGTGGACCGGGAGATCGAGGTCTACCACACCGAGCCCTGCGAAGCCTGCGGGGGGACCGGCAGTGAGAGTAAGAAACTGCATACCTGTACCCGGTGTGGGGGTTCAGGGCAGATGCGACAGACGAGCCAGACGATCTTCGGTCAGTTCGTCAGGACTGCTCCCTGCACCGAATGTGGGGGTAAGGGACAGGTTCCTGATAAGGTCTGCAAAGCGTGTGGGGGTTCTGGCCACTCCCGCGTGCGCAGAAAGGTGAACGTCCACATCCCCGCTGGTATCGATACCGGGATGCGTCTCCGGATGGAAGGATACGGGGAGGCCGGGGACTATGGGGCCCAGAACGGCGATCTCTATATCGAGGTGCAGGTGTCACCGCATAACCGGTTTGTCAGAAGCGGTGACAATCTGGAGTCTCAGGTGGAGATCTCGCCTGCTCAGGCGGCCATGGGGTCGACGATCGAGGTCCAGACAATCGACAAGCGGACCGTCGAACTGAAGATCCCGGCCGGGGTCCAGTTCAACACTGCCCTGAAGATCCCTGGCGAGGGGGTCAAACGGCGGGGCCGACCCGGGGATCTGCTGGTCCGGGTCAGAATCATCACTCCGAGGCAGTTAAGCGACGAAGAAAAAGAATTGTACCGTCAGATCCTCGTGATCGAAGGGAAGAAGGGCCCGAGGTCCGAAAAAAAAAAAGGGTTCATCCAGGACATCATGGATAAGGTGAAGGATCTCTGA